In Sinorhizobium mexicanum, one DNA window encodes the following:
- the doeA gene encoding ectoine hydrolase DoeA (DoeA (degradation of ectoine A) is also called EutD (ectoine utilization D).) — protein sequence MTQPNLKFSLAEYETRLKKTRQSMEAKGIDLLIVSDPSNMAWLTGYDGWSFYVHQAVIVPPSGEPIWYGRGQDANGAKLTAYLKHENIIGYPDHYVQSTERHPMDYLSGILADRGWGSLRIGVEMDNYWFSAAAFAALQKHLPNARFVDATALVNWQRAVKSETEIKYMRNAARIVEGMHRRIFDKIEVGMRKCDLVAEIYDAGTRGVDGIGGDYPAIVPLLPSGVEASAPHLTWDDRPMKSGEGTFFEIAGCYNRYHLPLSRTVFLGKPTQAFLDAEKATLEGMEAGLAVARPGNTCEDIAKAFFAVLKKYGIVKDNRTGYPIGLSYPPDWGERTMSLRPGDRTELKPGMTFHFMTGLWLEDMGFETTESILITETGVECLASVPRKLMIKD from the coding sequence ATGACCCAACCCAACCTCAAATTTTCTCTTGCAGAATACGAAACGCGGCTGAAGAAGACGCGCCAGTCGATGGAGGCGAAGGGCATCGATCTCTTGATCGTCAGCGACCCCTCGAACATGGCCTGGCTGACCGGCTATGACGGCTGGTCGTTCTACGTGCACCAGGCGGTGATCGTACCGCCGTCGGGCGAGCCGATCTGGTATGGCCGCGGTCAGGACGCCAACGGGGCGAAGCTGACCGCCTATCTCAAGCACGAGAACATCATCGGCTATCCCGATCACTATGTGCAGTCGACCGAACGCCACCCGATGGACTATCTCTCCGGCATCCTTGCCGACCGTGGCTGGGGTTCGCTCAGGATCGGCGTCGAGATGGACAACTACTGGTTCTCCGCCGCCGCCTTCGCCGCGCTGCAAAAGCACCTGCCGAATGCCCGCTTTGTCGACGCGACGGCGCTCGTCAACTGGCAGCGCGCGGTCAAGAGCGAGACCGAGATCAAGTATATGCGCAACGCGGCCCGCATCGTCGAGGGCATGCATCGCCGCATCTTCGACAAGATCGAGGTCGGCATGCGCAAATGCGATCTCGTCGCCGAGATCTATGATGCCGGCACGCGCGGGGTCGACGGTATCGGCGGCGACTACCCGGCGATCGTCCCGCTGCTGCCTTCGGGCGTAGAAGCCTCCGCGCCGCACCTGACCTGGGACGATCGGCCGATGAAGAGCGGCGAGGGCACCTTCTTCGAGATCGCCGGCTGCTACAACCGCTATCACCTGCCGCTGTCGCGCACGGTCTTCCTCGGCAAGCCGACCCAGGCCTTCCTCGACGCGGAAAAGGCGACGCTCGAGGGCATGGAGGCGGGACTTGCCGTCGCCAGGCCGGGCAACACCTGCGAGGACATCGCCAAAGCCTTCTTCGCGGTCCTGAAGAAATACGGCATCGTCAAGGACAACCGCACCGGCTATCCGATCGGGCTTTCCTATCCGCCGGACTGGGGCGAGCGCACCATGAGCCTGCGTCCCGGGGACAGGACGGAACTCAAGCCGGGCATGACCTTCCACTTCATGACCGGGCTTTGGCTCGAGGACATGGGCTTCGAGACCACCGAAAGCATTCTCATCACCGAAACGGGTGTCGAGTGCCTGGCCTCCGTACCCCGCAAGCTG
- a CDS encoding PLP-dependent aminotransferase family protein, with product MTNWTPDTTILRRPAYLSLADQFARAIQEGKLEDGVRLPTHRKLADDLKLSVQTVSRAYDELIRRGLISGEVGRGSFVQTRPREPQPPYLPERLGELIDLSILKPVCEQLHLEKMRQGFAWLAENLPASSALSFRPNMVFPRHRNVAAQWLSRCGLDVSPLNISITNGATSAMTVALMSVAPPGSTVATEAISHHTLVPLSTYLGIHLQGLPIDRDGMIPAALDEACRKGVVRAIFLQPSVINPTAMLMSAERRAALAEVARKHDIAIIENDILGPLVEERLPPVAALAPERTLYVTSFTKITVPGLRIGYLAAPDRYVAAVANRHLVSNWMATPSIAEIATHWVSDGTALELVTWQRRALAARQAILKEAFTHLTHRTHPQSLHVWLPLPEGHSEDAFVSQARLRGVAIAPGASFRTGDGGWHPAVRISLGSTTEQELKTGLGTVASLALGDPEALLLVI from the coding sequence ATGACAAATTGGACGCCCGACACAACGATCTTGCGCCGCCCGGCCTATCTCTCTTTGGCCGATCAGTTTGCCCGTGCCATTCAGGAGGGCAAACTGGAGGACGGCGTGCGCCTGCCGACGCATCGCAAGCTCGCGGACGACCTGAAGCTCTCCGTCCAGACGGTGAGTCGCGCCTATGACGAGCTCATCCGGCGTGGCCTGATCTCCGGCGAGGTCGGCCGCGGCAGTTTCGTACAGACGCGCCCGCGCGAACCGCAGCCGCCCTATCTGCCGGAGCGGCTGGGAGAGCTGATCGACCTCTCGATCCTCAAGCCCGTATGCGAGCAGCTCCATCTCGAAAAGATGCGGCAAGGCTTCGCCTGGCTCGCCGAAAACCTGCCGGCGAGTTCGGCGCTTTCGTTCCGGCCGAACATGGTGTTCCCGCGCCACCGCAACGTCGCCGCTCAATGGCTTTCGCGTTGCGGCCTTGATGTTTCTCCGCTCAATATCAGTATCACCAACGGCGCGACCTCGGCCATGACGGTGGCGCTGATGAGCGTGGCGCCGCCCGGCTCGACGGTTGCGACGGAGGCCATCAGCCATCATACGCTGGTCCCGCTTTCAACCTATCTCGGCATTCATCTTCAGGGGCTACCGATCGATCGCGATGGCATGATCCCGGCGGCGCTGGACGAGGCCTGCCGCAAGGGCGTGGTGCGCGCCATCTTCCTGCAGCCCTCGGTCATCAACCCCACCGCCATGCTGATGAGCGCTGAGCGGCGAGCGGCTCTCGCGGAGGTCGCCCGCAAGCACGACATTGCCATCATCGAGAACGACATTCTGGGCCCTCTGGTAGAGGAGCGGCTGCCGCCGGTCGCCGCGCTCGCTCCGGAGCGGACGCTCTATGTGACGAGCTTCACCAAAATCACCGTGCCGGGCCTCAGAATCGGCTACCTTGCGGCGCCGGACCGCTACGTTGCGGCCGTCGCCAATCGGCACCTCGTGTCGAACTGGATGGCCACCCCCTCCATCGCCGAGATCGCGACCCACTGGGTGAGCGACGGCACGGCGCTGGAACTCGTAACCTGGCAGCGGCGGGCTCTCGCCGCACGCCAGGCGATCCTCAAGGAGGCGTTTACGCACCTCACGCACCGGACGCATCCGCAGAGCCTGCATGTCTGGCTGCCGCTGCCCGAGGGGCACTCGGAGGACGCCTTCGTTTCCCAGGCCCGCCTGCGCGGCGTCGCGATCGCGCCCGGTGCATCGTTCCGTACCGGCGACGGGGGCTGGCATCCGGCCGTCAGGATATCGCTTGGCTCGACGACCGAGCAGGAATTGAAGACCGGCCTTGGCACAGTCGCGTCGCTGGCGCTCGGCGACCCGGAGGCGTTGTTGCTCGTGATCTGA
- the ehuB gene encoding ectoine/hydroxyectoine ABC transporter substrate-binding protein EhuB, whose amino-acid sequence MKLRAWMAMAAGATALMAVAAATPASADENKLEELKEQGYARIAIANEPPFTAVGADGKVSGAAPDVAREIFKRLGVPDVAASISEYGAMIPGLQAGRHDAITAGLFMKPERCAAVAYSQPILCDAEAFALKKGNPLKLNSYKDIADNPDAKIGAPGGGTEEKLALEAGVPRDRVIVVPDGQSGLKMLQDGRIDVYSLPVLSIHDLVTKASDPNIEVVAPVEGAPVYCDGAAFRKGDEALRDAFDVELAKMKESGEFAKIIEPYGFSAKAAMSTTREKLCAAK is encoded by the coding sequence ATGAAATTGAGAGCATGGATGGCAATGGCGGCCGGCGCTACTGCTTTGATGGCAGTTGCTGCAGCCACGCCCGCTTCGGCGGATGAGAACAAGCTGGAGGAACTGAAGGAACAAGGCTACGCGCGCATCGCGATCGCCAACGAGCCGCCCTTTACGGCAGTCGGCGCCGACGGCAAGGTCTCCGGCGCCGCGCCGGATGTCGCCCGCGAAATCTTCAAGCGGCTCGGCGTTCCGGATGTTGCCGCGTCCATCTCCGAATATGGCGCGATGATCCCGGGCCTGCAGGCGGGACGTCACGATGCGATCACCGCCGGCCTCTTCATGAAGCCGGAGCGCTGCGCCGCTGTCGCCTATTCCCAGCCGATCCTCTGCGACGCCGAGGCCTTTGCCCTCAAGAAGGGCAACCCGCTGAAGCTCAACAGCTACAAGGACATCGCCGACAATCCGGATGCGAAGATCGGTGCCCCCGGCGGCGGCACCGAAGAGAAGCTGGCGCTCGAAGCCGGCGTGCCGCGCGATCGCGTCATCGTCGTGCCGGATGGGCAGAGCGGCTTGAAGATGCTGCAGGACGGACGCATCGACGTCTATTCGCTGCCGGTGCTGTCGATCCACGATCTGGTTACGAAGGCCAGCGACCCGAACATCGAAGTGGTGGCACCCGTCGAAGGCGCGCCGGTCTACTGTGACGGTGCCGCCTTCAGGAAGGGTGACGAGGCGCTCCGCGACGCATTCGACGTCGAACTCGCCAAGATGAAGGAATCCGGCGAGTTCGCGAAGATCATCGAGCCCTACGGCTTCTCGGCCAAGGCGGCGATGTCGACCACGCGCGAGAAACTCTGCGCCGCGAAATAA
- a CDS encoding Lrp/AsnC family transcriptional regulator, whose protein sequence is MKLDAIDLRILEAIQADGRITKLALAEKAGLSPTPCWMRLRKLEKAGIVTGYHARVAVRRVAPVANVMMEVTLGNHRQADFERFERAIATIPEIVGCWSVGGGVDYILKVVAADIDAYQRLVDALLERELGIDRYFTYIVTKTVKEEMVLPLGSLLPQVSAG, encoded by the coding sequence ATGAAACTCGACGCAATCGATCTGCGCATCCTGGAAGCGATCCAGGCCGATGGGCGCATCACCAAGTTGGCACTCGCGGAAAAGGCTGGCCTTTCGCCGACGCCATGCTGGATGCGGTTGAGAAAACTCGAAAAGGCCGGGATCGTAACGGGCTATCACGCACGCGTCGCCGTGCGTCGGGTGGCACCCGTCGCCAACGTCATGATGGAGGTCACGCTCGGCAACCATCGCCAGGCGGATTTCGAGCGTTTCGAGCGCGCCATTGCAACGATCCCCGAGATCGTCGGCTGCTGGTCGGTCGGCGGCGGGGTCGACTATATTCTCAAGGTGGTGGCGGCCGATATCGACGCTTATCAGCGACTGGTCGATGCTCTGCTCGAGCGCGAACTCGGCATCGACCGCTATTTCACCTACATCGTCACGAAGACGGTCAAGGAGGAGATGGTGCTGCCGCTCGGGTCGCTCCTCCCGCAGGTCTCGGCGGGCTAG
- the ehuC gene encoding ectoine/hydroxyectoine ABC transporter permease subunit EhuC: MIDWSGYIGLILQGAWVTVELTLMGSALAVVVAFAAGLGRVSRFMAVRALATSYIEFFRGTSIFVQLFWAYFVLPFAGITLTPLQAGVLALGLNVGAYGAEVVRGAVKAIGREQREACVALNLTRFQAMRHIILPQALPLMLPTFGNNAIELLKGTAVVSLISLTDMTFQAQVVRAQTGSTLIPFATILVLYFVMAWLISLGMRWLERRVTRGLDGVRA, translated from the coding sequence ATGATCGACTGGTCCGGCTATATCGGATTGATCCTGCAGGGCGCATGGGTGACCGTTGAACTGACCCTGATGGGCTCGGCGCTCGCCGTCGTGGTCGCCTTTGCGGCGGGGCTCGGGCGTGTCAGCCGCTTCATGGCCGTGCGTGCGCTTGCCACGAGCTATATCGAGTTCTTCCGCGGCACCTCGATATTCGTCCAGCTCTTCTGGGCCTATTTCGTCCTGCCCTTCGCCGGGATCACGCTGACGCCCTTGCAGGCCGGAGTACTGGCGCTCGGCCTTAATGTCGGGGCCTACGGCGCGGAGGTTGTCCGGGGCGCGGTGAAGGCGATCGGCCGCGAGCAGCGCGAGGCATGCGTTGCGCTCAATCTCACGCGCTTTCAGGCGATGCGTCACATCATACTGCCGCAGGCCTTGCCGCTGATGCTGCCGACCTTCGGCAACAACGCCATCGAGCTTTTGAAGGGAACCGCCGTCGTGTCGCTGATCTCGCTCACCGACATGACCTTCCAGGCGCAGGTAGTGCGCGCGCAAACGGGCAGCACGCTGATCCCGTTCGCCACCATCCTGGTGCTCTATTTCGTCATGGCCTGGCTGATCTCGCTCGGCATGCGCTGGCTGGAACGGCGCGTGACGCGTGGTCTCGACGGTGTGAGGGCCTGA
- the eutB gene encoding hydroxyectoine utilization dehydratase EutB, which yields MSAPLAVTTEAIEAASRRIAGRVLRTPFVLSASLSERCGVPVGLKLEHHQTTGSFKLRGATNAVLSLSPEERARGVVAASTGNHGRALAHAAKAEGSSATICMSRLVPENKVSEIRRLGANVRIVGRSQDEAQQEVDRLASDEGLVMVPPFDHPAIVAGQGTLGLEIVDDMPDVSTVLVPLSGGGLAAGVAAAVKARRPKARVIGLTMERGAAMKASLEAGRPVQIEEEPSLADSLGGGVGLDNRVTFAMCRDLLDDVVLLSEDEIAAGIRHAYEQEREIVEGAGAVGFAALLAGKIKNIEGPIAVILSGRNIDMGLHLRVINGETDPFREEAA from the coding sequence ATGAGCGCTCCTCTTGCCGTGACGACCGAGGCTATCGAAGCCGCGTCGCGGCGCATCGCCGGCCGAGTCCTGCGCACGCCGTTCGTGCTTTCCGCGTCGCTTTCCGAGCGCTGCGGCGTGCCTGTCGGCCTGAAACTCGAACACCACCAGACGACCGGCAGCTTCAAGCTGCGCGGCGCCACCAACGCCGTGCTGTCGCTGAGCCCTGAGGAGCGGGCCCGCGGCGTCGTGGCCGCCTCGACGGGAAATCACGGCCGGGCGCTCGCCCATGCGGCGAAAGCGGAAGGATCGAGCGCGACGATCTGCATGTCGCGGCTGGTGCCGGAGAACAAGGTCTCGGAGATCCGGCGCCTCGGCGCGAATGTGAGGATCGTCGGCAGATCGCAAGACGAGGCCCAGCAGGAGGTCGACCGCCTGGCCAGCGACGAGGGGCTGGTTATGGTGCCGCCGTTCGACCATCCGGCGATCGTTGCGGGCCAGGGTACCTTGGGGCTGGAGATTGTCGACGACATGCCGGACGTGTCGACGGTGCTGGTGCCGCTGTCGGGCGGCGGGCTCGCGGCCGGTGTCGCCGCCGCGGTCAAGGCGCGCCGGCCGAAGGCGCGCGTGATCGGGCTGACGATGGAGCGCGGTGCGGCGATGAAGGCGAGCCTCGAGGCCGGCCGGCCGGTGCAAATCGAGGAAGAGCCAAGCCTTGCGGATTCGCTCGGCGGGGGGGTCGGGCTCGACAACCGGGTCACATTCGCCATGTGCCGCGACCTTCTCGATGACGTCGTGCTGCTTTCCGAGGACGAGATCGCCGCCGGCATTCGGCACGCCTACGAACAGGAGCGCGAGATCGTCGAGGGGGCGGGGGCCGTCGGCTTCGCAGCGCTTTTGGCCGGCAAGATCAAGAATATCGAGGGCCCGATCGCGGTCATTCTTTCCGGCCGCAACATCGACATGGGGCTGCATTTGCGCGTGATCAACGGCGAAACGGATCCGTTCCGCGAGGAGGCGGCATGA
- the ehuD gene encoding ectoine/hydroxyectoine ABC transporter permease subunit EhuD yields the protein MEWDWEFVRQITPTLIEGLQITILATILGAAVAAVIGLVFAILRMTAPAPIARSTGFAVEFIRGTPLLVQLYFVFYVLPDIGIRLPALVAGVIGLGIHYGTYAAEVYRAGIENVPRGQWEAAKATNLTARQTWIHVILPQAIPPMIPALANYLIAMFKETPLLSAITVLELMNQAKSIANSNYRYIEPMTLVGVFFLIMSLISVFFLRWLEARYARVDER from the coding sequence ATGGAATGGGATTGGGAATTCGTCCGTCAGATCACGCCGACCCTCATCGAGGGGCTGCAGATCACCATCCTCGCCACCATTCTCGGCGCTGCCGTTGCCGCGGTGATCGGACTCGTCTTCGCCATCCTGCGCATGACGGCCCCGGCGCCTATCGCCCGCTCCACCGGCTTTGCCGTCGAGTTCATTCGTGGCACGCCGCTCCTGGTACAGCTCTATTTCGTCTTCTACGTCCTGCCGGACATCGGCATCCGCCTGCCGGCCCTGGTCGCCGGCGTCATCGGTCTCGGCATCCACTACGGTACCTATGCCGCCGAGGTCTATCGCGCGGGCATCGAGAACGTCCCGCGCGGGCAATGGGAAGCCGCCAAGGCGACGAACCTTACGGCGCGCCAGACCTGGATCCACGTGATCCTGCCGCAGGCGATCCCGCCGATGATCCCGGCGCTCGCCAACTACCTGATCGCCATGTTCAAGGAGACGCCGCTGCTTTCGGCAATCACGGTGCTCGAACTGATGAACCAGGCAAAGAGTATCGCCAACAGCAACTATCGCTACATCGAGCCGATGACGCTGGTCGGCGTGTTCTTCCTGATCATGAGCCTGATCTCCGTCTTCTTCCTGCGCTGGCTGGAAGCGCGCTATGCACGGGTGGATGAACGCTGA
- the eutA gene encoding ectoine utilization protein EutA, whose protein sequence is MPNPVTISLASREPRLDDRPLDKRLGLIILATDHTTEVDFQHLVASEQIGVYVARIPYANPVTPENLRAMQPSLTAAAALILPDEALDVVMYSCTSASVVIGDEEVAAAIRTAKPEAAVVTPTAASVKGLRTLGARRISVLTPYTIETSRPMADYFAALGFEIDRFTCLGLTDDRAMARIAPDEIVAFAREAMAPESDALFISCTAVRAAGVIAEIEAAIGKPVVSSNYATAWACLRLCGDQEPRPQLGRLMALPLKGERL, encoded by the coding sequence ATGCCGAACCCAGTCACCATTTCGCTCGCGTCGCGGGAGCCGCGCCTTGACGACCGGCCGCTCGACAAGCGCCTTGGCCTCATCATCCTCGCCACGGACCACACGACGGAGGTGGACTTCCAGCATCTGGTCGCGTCCGAACAGATTGGCGTCTATGTCGCGCGCATCCCCTATGCCAATCCGGTCACGCCGGAGAATCTGCGGGCGATGCAGCCTTCGCTGACGGCGGCCGCGGCATTGATCTTGCCGGACGAGGCCCTCGACGTTGTCATGTATTCCTGTACCTCGGCCTCCGTGGTCATCGGTGACGAGGAGGTCGCCGCTGCGATAAGGACCGCCAAGCCGGAGGCAGCCGTGGTGACGCCGACGGCGGCATCGGTCAAAGGCTTGCGGACCCTGGGTGCGCGGCGGATCTCCGTGCTTACCCCCTATACGATCGAGACAAGCCGGCCGATGGCGGATTATTTCGCCGCGCTCGGCTTCGAGATCGACCGATTCACCTGCCTGGGCCTGACCGACGATCGGGCGATGGCGCGGATTGCACCTGACGAGATCGTCGCTTTCGCCAGGGAAGCCATGGCGCCGGAGTCCGACGCTCTCTTCATATCTTGCACCGCGGTGCGCGCGGCCGGCGTCATCGCCGAAATCGAGGCGGCGATCGGCAAACCCGTGGTCAGCAGCAACTACGCCACCGCCTGGGCCTGCCTGCGCCTCTGCGGCGATCAGGAGCCGCGGCCGCAGCTCGGCCGGTTGATGGCGCTGCCGCTCAAGGGAGAACGGCTATGA
- the ehuA gene encoding ectoine/hydroxyectoine ABC transporter ATP-binding protein EhuA, with translation MAEPIIRLDNIVKKFGPLTVLDGLSMEVMPGEKLALIGPSGSGKTTILRILMTLETISGGFIQVDGDHLYHMKKAGSLVPADERHLHKMREKIGMVFQHFNLFPHKCVLDNVTLAPMLTKGVARSAAEKRAMELLDMVGLADKAKSMPAQLSGGQKQRVAIARALALSPKIMLFDEVTSALDPELVEEVLNVMRKLAAETDMTMLLVTHEMGFAHDFADRVLFFDRGKIVEEGKPDHIFRNPTQERTQTFLRKIIAAGHRV, from the coding sequence ATGGCCGAACCGATCATCCGCCTCGACAACATCGTCAAGAAATTTGGTCCCCTGACCGTGCTTGACGGATTGTCGATGGAGGTTATGCCGGGCGAGAAGCTCGCGCTCATCGGTCCGTCTGGGTCTGGCAAGACGACGATCCTTCGCATTCTGATGACGCTGGAGACGATCAGCGGCGGCTTCATCCAGGTCGACGGCGACCATCTCTACCACATGAAGAAGGCTGGCAGCCTTGTTCCAGCCGACGAGCGGCATCTTCACAAGATGCGCGAGAAGATCGGCATGGTCTTCCAGCACTTCAACCTGTTTCCGCACAAATGCGTGCTCGATAATGTCACGCTGGCGCCGATGCTGACAAAGGGAGTCGCGCGCAGCGCGGCGGAAAAACGGGCGATGGAGCTTCTCGACATGGTCGGCTTGGCCGACAAGGCGAAGAGCATGCCGGCGCAGCTTTCCGGCGGGCAGAAGCAGCGCGTGGCGATCGCCCGGGCGCTGGCGCTCTCGCCTAAGATCATGCTGTTCGACGAGGTGACCTCGGCGCTCGATCCCGAGCTCGTCGAGGAAGTCCTGAACGTCATGCGTAAGCTCGCCGCCGAGACCGACATGACGATGTTGCTCGTCACCCACGAGATGGGTTTCGCCCATGACTTTGCCGATCGCGTGCTCTTCTTCGATCGCGGCAAGATCGTCGAGGAGGGCAAGCCCGACCACATTTTCCGCAACCCGACACAGGAACGCACGCAGACCTTCCTGCGCAAAATCATAGCGGCAGGGCACCGCGTCTAA
- a CDS encoding Gfo/Idh/MocA family protein: MAKLRIGVIGLGMASAPHARSLLDLKDRVEVAAAFSPTGARRKAFSDTYGFPICDEAKTIFADPSIAAVMILTPPNTHLELVREAARAGKHVLLEKPLEITQARAEALVEAAERASIKLGIVLQHRFRPVSEALAKLIDEGRLGEIVSASARLHNWRPQSYYDQPGRGTLGRDGGGVLLTQAIHTLDLLVSLAGLPEEVRAYAATSKVHRMETEDLAMAAIRFVNGAIGTVSATTCAYPGYPDDIDIIGTRGMARLGGRSLAAFFHDGAELLIGDEMAGGAGADPMAFSHHHHRAVLADFLDAVDAGREPRVNGREALKVHRLINAILAAAESGQPQRL; encoded by the coding sequence ATGGCAAAGCTGCGCATTGGTGTAATCGGTCTCGGCATGGCGTCGGCACCGCATGCTCGAAGCCTGCTCGACCTCAAGGACAGGGTCGAGGTCGCTGCCGCTTTCAGCCCTACGGGGGCAAGACGGAAAGCTTTTTCGGACACGTACGGTTTTCCAATTTGTGACGAGGCCAAAACGATATTCGCTGACCCATCGATAGCCGCCGTCATGATCCTAACGCCGCCCAATACACATCTCGAGTTGGTGCGGGAGGCAGCTAGAGCGGGCAAGCATGTGCTCCTCGAAAAGCCGCTCGAAATCACACAGGCGCGAGCAGAGGCGCTGGTCGAAGCGGCGGAGCGCGCCAGCATCAAGCTCGGCATCGTGCTCCAGCATCGCTTCCGCCCTGTTAGCGAGGCGCTTGCGAAGCTGATCGATGAGGGCCGCCTCGGCGAGATCGTCAGTGCATCGGCCCGCCTCCACAACTGGCGACCGCAAAGCTATTACGACCAGCCGGGACGCGGCACGTTGGGGCGCGATGGCGGCGGCGTACTCCTCACCCAGGCGATCCACACACTTGACCTTCTGGTCTCGCTCGCCGGCCTTCCAGAGGAGGTCAGAGCCTATGCAGCAACCAGCAAGGTGCACCGTATGGAGACCGAAGACCTGGCAATGGCGGCCATCCGTTTCGTAAACGGAGCGATAGGCACCGTGAGTGCTACCACCTGCGCCTACCCCGGTTATCCGGACGACATCGACATTATCGGTACGCGCGGTATGGCCCGTCTCGGCGGGCGAAGCCTTGCCGCCTTCTTCCACGATGGGGCTGAACTATTAATTGGAGACGAAATGGCCGGTGGTGCGGGCGCCGATCCCATGGCCTTCTCGCACCACCATCATCGCGCGGTGCTCGCCGATTTCCTCGATGCCGTCGACGCTGGACGAGAGCCGCGTGTGAACGGGCGCGAGGCGCTGAAGGTTCACCGCCTTATCAACGCAATCCTCGCCGCCGCCGAAAGCGGCCAGCCGCAACGTCTCTGA
- the eutC gene encoding ectoine utilization protein EutC has product MTRMTILTEAELRRIVPLDREAVDCVEGAFHALATKAVAMPPILRLDIPEYRGEVDVKTAYVPGIEGFAIKISPGFFDNPKIGLPSTNGMMVLLSSRTGLVEALLLDNGYLTDVRTAAAGAVAAKHLSRADSSVAAIFGAGMQARLQLQALALVRPIREARIWARDAAKAEATAKALAEKLGFPVKAAIDPKAAVTGADIVVTTTPSEAPILKAEWLQPGQHVTAMGSDAEHKNEIEPRAIAETTYVADSLRQTRRLGELHHAIAAGLVAADAEFAELGQVIAGLKPGRTGTEEITIADLTGTGIQDTAIATLAFTRAEAADAGTTFES; this is encoded by the coding sequence ATGACACGGATGACGATTTTGACCGAGGCGGAGCTGCGCCGGATCGTGCCGCTCGATCGCGAGGCGGTCGATTGCGTCGAGGGCGCGTTCCATGCGCTTGCCACCAAGGCCGTGGCAATGCCGCCCATCCTCAGGCTCGACATTCCGGAGTATCGCGGCGAAGTCGACGTCAAGACCGCCTATGTGCCCGGCATCGAGGGTTTTGCAATCAAGATCAGCCCGGGCTTCTTCGACAATCCGAAGATCGGGTTGCCGAGCACCAACGGCATGATGGTGCTCCTGTCCAGCCGCACCGGTCTCGTAGAGGCGCTGCTGCTCGACAACGGCTATCTGACCGACGTGCGTACGGCCGCCGCCGGCGCGGTGGCGGCGAAGCATCTGTCGCGGGCGGATTCCTCGGTGGCCGCGATCTTCGGTGCCGGGATGCAGGCAAGGCTGCAGCTTCAGGCGCTCGCGCTGGTGCGGCCGATCCGGGAAGCGCGCATCTGGGCGCGCGACGCAGCGAAGGCCGAAGCGACGGCGAAAGCGCTTGCCGAAAAGCTCGGCTTCCCGGTCAAGGCAGCAATCGACCCGAAGGCAGCCGTCACCGGCGCCGACATCGTCGTCACCACCACACCGTCGGAAGCGCCGATTCTCAAGGCCGAATGGCTGCAGCCGGGGCAGCATGTCACCGCCATGGGCTCGGACGCCGAGCACAAGAACGAGATCGAGCCGCGGGCGATCGCCGAGACAACCTATGTCGCCGACAGCCTCAGGCAGACACGCCGGCTCGGCGAACTGCACCACGCGATTGCGGCCGGGCTTGTTGCAGCCGACGCCGAATTCGCGGAGCTCGGGCAGGTGATCGCCGGGCTGAAGCCCGGCCGGACCGGGACGGAAGAGATCACCATAGCGGATCTCACCGGCACCGGCATTCAGGACACGGCAATCGCCACGCTCGCCTTTACGCGAGCCGAGGCGGCAGACGCCGGAACCACGTTCGAGAGTTAA